The following DNA comes from Octopus bimaculoides isolate UCB-OBI-ISO-001 chromosome 8, ASM119413v2, whole genome shotgun sequence.
ACTGTgcagtgagaagtttgctttccaatcacatattttcgggttcagtcccactgtgtggtaccttggacaagcatcttctattatagccttaggctgaccaaagccttgtgagtggatttggtagacagaaaatgaaagaagcctggcatatatatgtatattttctcctgaaatatataaaggtttttCAGCTCATCTCTGCtttgttagaagctttccttttcatttattatcctacttccatacacacacatgtatatatgtaagtatatatgtatatataatgtatatatgtatgcttgtatgtgtgtatgNNNNNNNNNNNNNNNNNNNNNNNNNNNNNNNNNNNNNNNNNNNNNNNNNNNNNNNNNNNNNNNNNNNNNNNNNNNNNNNNNNNNNNNNNNNNNNNNNNNNNNNNNNNNNNNNNNNNNNNNNNNNNNNNNNNNNNNNNNNNNNNNNNNNNNNNNNNNNNNNNNNNNNNNNNNNNNNNNNNNNNNNNNNNNNNNNNNNNNNNNNNNNNNNNNNNNNNNNNNNNNNNNNNNNNNNNNNNNNNNNNNNNNNNNNNNNNNNNNNNNNNNNNNNNNNNNNNNNNNNNNNNNNNNNNNNNNNNNNNNNNNNNNNNNNNNNNNNNNNNNNNNNNNNNNNNNNNNNNNNNNNNNNNNNNNgtgtgtgtatatatatatatatatatatatatatatatatgtatatgtatatatatgtatatatatatatatatatatacacacacacacacacacacacacacttacacatgatTTCATATTAAAATTTTGGAATAATTAAACAAGTTCAAATTGTGATTCAGACCAAAAAAGAACAGGGAAATTCAAAATAGTTGAAAATATATTACTAAAGAAAGTATGATAGTAGTTACTTTTTAAATCAAAAACTATATTCGAAGATTTTAGAGCTTTTTTTTAGAGACAGATAAGTGCTGAACTccgcaaaatattttaataagataTACCAAATTTGGATGAGTAAATAACTATGTTAGCAATTCTATCTTAACCATcagaatgtaattaaataatttatacttTTTACATGTCATGATTGAATTTCTTATAATTAAGGTGACAAATTACTGTTAGAGAATTATGATgattttctttgtcttgttttttttcactATTGTAGTGCTGGACCAAAAGGAGACAATTTATATGAATGGGTCTCGACAATTTTAGGGCCTCCTGGATCAGTTTATGAAGGTGGTGTATTTTTTTTGGATATACATTTTACACAGGATTATCCATTTAAGCCTCCTAAGGTAAGTACTTATTTAGCTTCATATTTAATATTAGAATGAATATAATTCATCTTAATATCAGGAAATCTGATGAACATTTTATCCAGtgagatgacgatgacaacaacaacatatatgaaattgaacaaaatagtgttggctatagcctagtcacccgtattacgaaccaggtgatacacgaaggagtcatacccaatgactggtgtagcagcatcatagtcaactgctacaaaggtaaaggtgacgctttagatacaaataattacagaggcatcaagctgttagatcaggttatgaaagttacagagagggtcatagcccaactaattagggagcaaatcaatttagatgagatgcagtttaggttcgtgccaggtaaaagcactactgatgcctcatttctagtgagacagctgcaggagaaatacctagctaaggataaNNNNNNNNNNNNNNNNNNNNNNNNNNNNNNNNNNNNNNNNNNNNNNNNNNNNNNNNNNNNNNNNNNNNNNNNNNNNNNNNNNNNNNNNNNNNNNNNNNNNNNNNNNNNNNNNNNNNNNNNNNNNNNNNNNNNNNNNNNNNNNNNNNNNNNNNNNNNNNNNNNNNNNNNNNNNNNNNNNNNNNNNNNNNNNNNNNNNNNNNNNNNNNNNNNNNNNNNNNNNNNNNNNNNNNNNNNNNNNNNNNNNNNNNNNNNNNNNNNNNNNNNNNNNNNNNNNNNNNNNNNNNNNNNNNNNNNNNNNNNNNNNNNNNNNNNNNNNNNNNNNNNNNNNNNNNNNNNNNNNNNNNNNNNNNNNNNNNNNNNNNNNNNNNNNNNNNNNNNNNNNNNNNNNNNNNNNNNNNNNNNNNNNNNNNNNNNNNNNNNNNNNNNNNNNNNNNNNNNNNNNNNNNNNNNNNNNNNNNNNNNNNNNNNNNNNNNNNNNNNNNNNNNNNNNNNNNNNNNNNNNNNNNNNNNNNNNNNNNNNNNNNNNNNNNNNNNNNNNNNNNNNNNNNNNNNNNNNNNNNNNNNNNNNNNNNNNNNNNNNNNNNNNNNNNNNNNNNNNNNNNNNNNNNNNNNNNNNNNNNNNNNNNNNNNNNNNNNNNNNNNNNNNNNNNNNNNNNNNNNNNNNNNNNNNNNNNNNNNNNNNNNNNNNNNNNNNNNNNNNNNNNNNNNNNNNNNNNNNNNNNNNNNNNNNNNNNNNNNNNNNNNNNNNNNNNNNNNNNNNNNNNNNNNNNNNNNNNNNNNNNNNNNNNNNNNNNNNNNNNNNNNNNNNNNNNNNNNNNNNNNNNNNNNNNNNNNNNNNNNNNNNNNNNNNNNNNNNNNNNNNNNNNNNNNNNNNNNNNNNNNNNNNNNNNNNNNNNNNNNNNNNNNNNNNNNNNNNNNNNNNNNNNNNNNNNNNNNNNNNNNNNNNNNNNNNNNNNNNNNNNNNNNNNNNNNNNNNNNNNNNNNNNNNNNNNNNNNNNNNNNNNNNNNNNNNNNNNNNNNNNNNNNNNNNNNNNNNNNNNNNNNNNNNNNNNNNNNNNNNNNNNNNNNNNNNNNccagtcctcagtcaaatcgtccaacccatgctagcatggaaagcggatgttaaacgatgatgatgatgatgatgatgatgataccatctTGTAGCCTatgtttttttctccttccaaaatggaccatcatcatcatcattgtttaacgtccactttccatgctagcatgggttggacgatttgactgaggactggcgaaccagatggctgtaccaggctccaatctgatctggcagagtttctacagctggatgcccttcctaacaccaaccactccgagagtgtagttggtgcttttacgtgccactggcacaaaggcccatcaggcggtactggtaacggccacgctcaaatggtgttttttatgtgccaccagcggcactggcaatgacctcgctcaaatgttttttcacgtgccagcggcacaagtgccagtaaggcgacgctggtaacgatcacactcaaatgatcatgctcaaatggtgctatttacgtgccaccggcacggaagccagacagctgctctggcaatgatcactctcggacagtgctgttagtgctccattgACATGGGTGCTAGttatcgaatttggttcaattacgattttgatttcacttgctccaacaggtcttcgcaagtacaGTTTAGTGTGCAATGAAAGAAAGGTTGGCATGGgagttgtcgaatttggttcgatttcgatttcacttgcctcaacaggtcttcgcaagcagggtttagtgtccaatgaagtaaaggtacgaataagtgggctggctacacccctggcagaaaccacagattatggtctcacttggcttgccgagtcttctctagcacagcatatttccaaaggtctcggtcactagtcattgcctcgctgaggcctaatgttcgaaggtcgtgcttcatcacctcatcccaggtcttcctgggtctacctcttccacaggttccctcaaccgctagggtgtggcactttttcacacagctatcctcatccattctcgccacatgaccataccattgcaatcgtctctcttgcacaccacaactgatgcttcttaggtccaacttttctctcaaggtacttacactctgtcgagtatgcacactaacattacacatccatcagagcatactggcttcatttcttgtgagNNNNNNNNNNNNNNNNNNNNNNNNNNNNNNNNNNNNNNNNNNNNNNNNNNNNNNNNNNNNNNNNNNNNNNNNNNNNNNNNNNNNNNNNNNNNNNNNNNNNNNNNNNNNNNNNNNNNNNNNNNNNNNNNNNNNNNNNNNNNNNNNNNNNNNNNNNNNNNNNNNNNNNNNNNNNNNNNNNNNNNNNNNNNNNNNNNNNNNNNNNNNNNNNNNNNNNNNNNNNNNNNNNNNNNNNNNNNNNNNNNNNNNNNNNNNNNNNNNNNNNNNNNNNNNNNNNNNNNNNNNNNNNNNNNNNNNNNNNNNNNNNNNNNNNNNNNNNNNNNNNNNNNNNNNNNNNNNNNNNNNNNNNNNNNNNNNNNNNNNNNNNNNNNNNNNNNNNNNNNNNNNNNNNNNNNNNNNNNNNNNNNNNNNNNNNNNNNNNNNNNNNNNNNNNNNNNNNNNNNNNNNNNNNNNNNNNNNNNNNNNNNNNNNNNNNNNNNNNNNNNNNNNNNNNNNNNNNNNNNNNNNNNNNCATATACacaccataaaaacccatgtaatttacacatttttttgcaaaaataaaaataaactttagtgggtACGTAAATTACATGAAATTGTTTTTgctgcaaaaatacatacaaaatgtaaacatttgtaccagaagttgactcatttaatgtcagaataggtttttacagaaaaataatggcttaaatacgtataatgaagttgacttttatttatgctgggtggtataatgcttactttttctgtataaatttactaaaaccattaaatggttaactagtttTTGAAGTCTGATGTTCATGCTGGTAAACAAGGtttgggccatattttacattgcttggagtttctacctaccacAATCGAGCACCATTGACATACATAGTGATATGGATATTCCCAATGGAAAAGAATGTAATGATATGGATAATCTTGATTGTCTGttattgttttgtctgtttattactagGCACAGTTTTAAGTTTGTTGTACTGTTTATGCGAATTTCGAACATTGgcttcattaacattaaaatgcCTTCTGGCATCTCTATtgtatattcaacatatttaatttcaCCTTCACAATAAACGATTCATAAGTTCTGCCATACTGACAATaacggtaatgacaaattttaaagtttgcttgacattttataagtgcaaaagggattaaaatttcggTACTCCATATCAAAGAATAGGCAGAAAAgcattctgtttacataatcagtttgattggtcaccttcctctgtcagttgagtaaagcgtcatccaagctgatgtttattggtaattaaacttaatttgcaacacctatgcatatttatcagctttgtttttgttggtaattcttatcaacaacttttcctgtgatcctgatttgagaagacatacagcagtatgctaaagatcagacataatctcttgtgggcaagaaatgtaaaataaagtttattataaacaacacaaacactttgtaatttaatagttttcaatgtgatacctgttaaacagagattatttttatttaatgaaaatgtaataaaatctaatcataaggaagtgaaattatgctaaatattaCTAAATTGAAAAGCTTTTTCCCTTGACtatatcagcaattctgaaaacttttgggtgcaaattttacatgagtagaagcttttttttaacaagttttaTCCTGAAAATAACCTGTGTAAATTACACCTGTGCGCAAATttcatgggtttttatggtatatacctgaatacaaataaatgaaaataaaagttactCCAGAAATTATccattttcatttactttgtgaattgatttatttaattaaaaactcAAACTATCTACCATTAATGTTGTATCTATTATTATTTCAGGTCACTTTCCGAACAAGGATCTACCATTGTAATATCAACAGTCAAGGTGTAATTTGCTTGGATATTCTTAAAGATAATTGGAGCCCAGCTTTAACTATTTCAAAAGTGCTCCTGTCTATCTGTTCACTATTGACTGACTGCAATCCTCAGGACCCATTGGTAGGAAGTATTGCTACCCAATATCTTCAGAATAAACTGGAACATGATCGTGTAGCTCGACTGTGGACAAAAAGATTCGCCACTGGCCTTTAATGGTGGCTGTATGGCTGTGAGCAAACCCTCCAGCCATATTATGAACTCTGAATTGATCAAGACAGATGTCTAATGGTGAGATATTATCTGTAATGATTGTTAAGCTCACTGCAAACTCTGTCAGAGCACATGGCTTATCTCTTCAATGAAGAAGACATGAGAAGAGAACTACTGATTGTGAtgactaaaaatataaaagaaataaggagaaatcCTTCCTCTGTCCATCATTTGTATCTGGTAAATGAACTTGATGCTAAATGTGGTTATCAGTGAAATGTAGATGCATTGCTTGCTTAATTGTCCACTTCCACTGGCAATATATGTCTAGCTACAATGACCACAGCTGTAATCAAACTGTCATTACcagacagacaaatgaatttttCTTGACCAACATCAGTAACATTTGATCTGCTGGCAGCTtgacactataaaaaaaaaacaaaagcagaaaaaaaaaaaaaaaatttttttttttttataaataaagcaTTACCAAAGACATTTTCTGTATCATTTTAGTTCACCCTTTAcaaatctgttttatattttcactgaTATTACAGTGTTATTTCAATTGAATGTTGggcaatatatttaatttcttgtcTTTTGGTTTACTTTACAATTACTATTTGGAAGTAATCAGTATAATTTAGCTTGGGGCTATAATATTCCTAATAGAATGCGgttcatataattttaaattaaccctttagcattcagatttctttgtcaaatgtattgcttacttatccacattgttttgaattaatcatgcattatcttgtagcttcaagatttcaatggtatgttggcatatttttagaatgatgttgtgggataggtgtgagaggttggatgtggtctgttttaatacaaaacaggtggaatattggGCCGGattgtccaagccatgccagcatggaaggcagacgttaaatgatgatggtggccagattaaatgttaaagagttaaaataGCAAAtcgaattaaaatcaaaatttcaaatagaatGCTGTTAAtataagtttaaattaaaatatattagctttaatgataaatgaaaggaataataaaatGTCATTGCTCTCTGATAGCCTGTTGAATAAATTTGTAAATTGATACAGGAATTTTGTGACAAGTATTGTTTGATAGATGCTCATTCCATTACTAATTTGACAGTACAACCTTGATAGGCTTGAGTAGGTAAGATATCTTGCTTTACCCTAATGCTGTAATGCTCAAAGGCTTACTCAGACATTATTTCTGAGGCCCTTTGTGATTTTGGAAAATATCAAAGAAGCCATAAAATAGCAGAAATGAGTTTAGTTGTATTTAGtgataaatttgaaatttcattctgttctctttcatatttttgggTCCATATATGGAAGAAGACCTaatatgcaaaataaatttcTAAGATAAGACCAGATTAAATTTTTGTCATAATCACATTTTAGTGATTATTATatatgaaagatagaaagatttTCAGCTTATAAAGCAGATTTTACTAAATAAGTGTTTATGGTACATGGGAGGTAACTGTGTTTTATATCATCTGAATGAATATTGATTTGCTTGTATTAAATCAACTTGTAAACTCCCTTTACTGGTAGAAACAAACGTGTAAGTTGATCAGATGTGTATTTTTGGTtagatgaaacaaaaagaaattattagaaTGTATCTTTGACTTATCAGCTTGTCTAGTGAGTTAGACAatatttttggatcttttttaaaacgggggccacatttttcattaatgttttacgtagtgcttttggtaccgaaagactttcaaacttcgtatacttatctattttgtgttatagaacagaaaaatatttttgtattcgaatttatttcatgtaaaaaattgtcttatttcgataatttcaaccaaccactgacgtccattcagccgatatacattaagtgccgactacataaacaaacgattcttcgttttatttgctgttttcattttaaatttgctttaatc
Coding sequences within:
- the LOC106869058 gene encoding ubiquitin-conjugating enzyme E2 E1 isoform X2 — protein: MKMSSDRGGASTSGPSRSGHGGGGRGRRLTTTTTPPPTTTSSVRGGAVATSDGATLDDGTASTSNDSPAIPRGPASKNMKAMSTSLKRIQKELAEITLDPPPNCSAGPKGDNLYEWVSTILGPPGSVYEGGVFFLDIHFTQDYPFKPPKVTFRTRIYHCNINSQGVICLDILKDNWSPALTISKVLLSICSLLTDCNPQDPLVGSIATQYLQNKLEHDRVARLWTKRFATGL